In Streptomyces sp. NBC_01551, one DNA window encodes the following:
- a CDS encoding kelch repeat-containing protein — translation MRRTRHSGQDDPPPPRARHRSWRRLAVLALAPLLALTAASATAQGVWVTAAPLPAPDVAMGGAAANCPEGLHGTCVYSVGPTNLLAYSPVTGAWTTLPPVKTPRATPSTATAPCPGEVLGDCVYAIGGGNTTALATAEAYSTETNTWLTLPSMPTARSGSAAATAPCVEGVGLRGTCVYVFGGNLLTGGPNDVVATVEAYSPATNTWATVTPMQTPRVGHGGTAAPCPEGLGLHGTCVYAAGGGNSTTSPLASAEVYSPALNAWLSIPDMPTARSDFFAMVAAPCPEGLRNGCVYAMGGLGTSTTLATVEAYSPVTNAWATMPSMPTPHREFAGAAAPCPKNKDHTCAYAFGGFIDNGSNPTAANEAFTIERGRHETGPKPEHESKPEHEPKPKPEPEHESKPEPTPPPAPTEG, via the coding sequence ATGAGGCGCACGCGGCACAGCGGCCAGGACGATCCCCCACCCCCGCGCGCACGGCACCGCTCCTGGCGGCGGCTCGCCGTCCTCGCCCTCGCGCCACTGCTGGCCCTGACGGCCGCCTCGGCGACCGCGCAGGGCGTATGGGTGACCGCGGCGCCGCTGCCCGCGCCCGACGTGGCCATGGGAGGCGCGGCGGCGAACTGCCCCGAGGGGCTCCACGGCACCTGCGTGTACTCCGTCGGACCCACGAACCTGTTGGCGTACAGCCCCGTCACCGGCGCCTGGACCACTCTTCCGCCGGTGAAAACGCCCCGGGCCACCCCCTCGACCGCCACGGCGCCATGCCCGGGCGAGGTACTGGGCGACTGCGTCTACGCCATCGGGGGCGGGAACACCACGGCCCTGGCCACCGCCGAGGCGTACAGCACGGAGACGAACACCTGGCTGACCCTGCCTTCCATGCCGACCGCCCGCTCAGGCTCGGCGGCGGCCACCGCGCCGTGCGTGGAGGGGGTCGGGTTGCGCGGGACGTGCGTGTACGTCTTCGGCGGCAACCTCCTCACCGGCGGCCCCAACGACGTCGTCGCCACCGTGGAGGCCTACAGCCCCGCCACCAACACCTGGGCCACCGTCACACCCATGCAGACCCCCCGGGTCGGCCACGGCGGCACCGCCGCACCCTGCCCCGAAGGCCTGGGGCTGCACGGCACCTGCGTCTACGCCGCCGGAGGCGGCAACAGCACCACCTCGCCCCTCGCTTCGGCCGAGGTCTACAGCCCCGCCCTGAACGCCTGGCTGAGCATTCCGGACATGCCGACCGCGCGCTCCGACTTCTTCGCCATGGTGGCGGCTCCCTGCCCCGAGGGCCTGCGGAACGGCTGCGTGTACGCGATGGGAGGTCTCGGGACCTCGACCACCCTGGCCACGGTCGAGGCGTACAGTCCGGTCACCAACGCGTGGGCGACCATGCCCTCGATGCCCACGCCCCACCGGGAGTTCGCCGGGGCCGCCGCTCCGTGCCCCAAGAACAAGGATCACACCTGCGCCTACGCGTTCGGCGGATTCATCGACAACGGCTCGAACCCGACGGCCGCGAACGAGGCCTTCACCATCGAACGCGGGCGCCACGAGACGGGCCCCAAGCCCGAGCACGAGTCCAAGCCCGAGCACGAGCCCAAGCCCAAGCCCGAGCCCGAGCACGAGTCCAAGCCCGAGCCCACACCCCCGCCCGCACCCACGGAGGGGTGA
- a CDS encoding O-methyltransferase: MSRTEDRVKTVPITPEVYAYLVAQAEPPSPVQRGLIARTRELGGSAEMQIPHEQGVFLTLLARLLGARRIVEVGTFTGYSTLALANGLVPGGQVLTCDVSEEWTAIAQEAWKEAKVADRIELRIAPALETLRALPPEPVIDLVFLDADKPGYRDYWDQLVPRVRPGGLLLADNVLYGGEAVREDATGNARAIREFNAHVRADDRVESVMLPVADGLTVARKR; the protein is encoded by the coding sequence ATGAGCCGGACCGAAGATCGCGTGAAGACCGTGCCGATCACCCCCGAGGTGTACGCGTACCTGGTCGCCCAGGCGGAACCCCCGAGCCCCGTGCAGCGCGGCCTGATCGCCCGCACCCGTGAACTCGGGGGCTCGGCCGAGATGCAGATCCCGCACGAGCAGGGTGTGTTCCTGACCCTGCTGGCCCGGCTCCTCGGCGCCCGCCGGATCGTCGAGGTCGGCACCTTCACCGGTTACTCCACGCTCGCCCTGGCCAACGGCCTCGTCCCCGGTGGCCAGGTCCTGACCTGCGACGTCTCCGAGGAGTGGACCGCGATCGCGCAGGAGGCGTGGAAGGAGGCCAAGGTCGCCGACCGGATCGAGCTGCGGATCGCACCCGCCCTGGAAACCCTCCGCGCGCTGCCGCCCGAGCCGGTGATCGACCTGGTCTTCCTGGACGCCGACAAGCCCGGCTACCGGGACTACTGGGACCAGCTCGTGCCGCGCGTCCGCCCCGGCGGGCTGCTCCTCGCCGACAACGTGCTGTACGGGGGCGAGGCCGTCCGCGAGGACGCGACCGGCAACGCCCGCGCCATCCGGGAGTTCAACGCCCACGTCCGCGCCGACGACCGGGTCGAGTCCGTGATGCTGCCGGTCGCGGACGGTCTCACGGTGGCCCGCAAACGCTGA
- a CDS encoding tyrosine-protein phosphatase translates to MTSRRHIEFERLHNFRDLGGYRTADGRTVAWGALYRADSLGKLSGADWERFLALDIRTVIDLRYPWEIEAKGRIPEADRFTYANLSIEHRPYDQAEIDPGIDPWRYLADRFAEVAEDGVQEIRQAIELIATGPGPAVFHCTSGKDRTGLIAALVLTLLEVREEEILADFALTELATARLTADWHAANPGRTLRWPSYGRAPAVLLSLVLADLTTSYGSPAGYLTDRVGITADTVARLRDRLLTA, encoded by the coding sequence ATGACCAGCCGCCGCCACATCGAGTTCGAACGCCTCCACAACTTCCGCGACCTGGGCGGCTACCGCACCGCCGACGGGCGCACCGTCGCCTGGGGGGCGCTCTACCGGGCCGACTCCCTGGGCAAGTTGAGCGGCGCCGACTGGGAGCGCTTCCTCGCGCTGGACATCCGTACCGTCATCGACCTGCGCTACCCCTGGGAGATCGAGGCCAAGGGCCGGATCCCGGAGGCCGACCGGTTCACGTACGCCAACCTCAGCATCGAGCACCGGCCCTACGACCAGGCCGAGATAGACCCCGGCATCGACCCCTGGCGCTACCTCGCCGACCGGTTCGCCGAGGTCGCCGAGGACGGCGTCCAGGAGATCCGCCAGGCCATCGAACTGATCGCCACCGGCCCCGGCCCGGCCGTGTTCCACTGCACCTCGGGCAAGGACCGCACCGGCCTCATCGCCGCCCTCGTGCTGACCCTGCTGGAGGTGCGGGAGGAGGAGATCCTCGCCGACTTCGCCCTCACCGAGCTGGCCACCGCCCGCCTCACCGCCGACTGGCACGCGGCGAACCCGGGCCGCACCCTGCGCTGGCCCTCGTACGGGCGCGCCCCGGCGGTCCTGCTCTCCCTCGTCCTGGCCGACCTGACGACGAGCTACGGCTCCCCGGCCGGCTACCTCACGGACCGCGTCGGCATCACCGCCGATACGGTCGCCCGGCTGCGGGACCGCCTGCTGACGGCCTGA
- a CDS encoding VWA domain-containing protein, translating to MITRRWLAAGAGGLLAVLAVGLFPANAAAGEPSAKESPKVELVLDVSGSMRATDIDGKSRMAAAKQAFNEVLDAVPEEVQLGIRTLGADYPGDDRQTGCKDTKQLYPVGRLDRTEAKTAVATLAPTGWTPIGPALLGAAEDLKGGDATRRIVLITDGEDTCAPLDPCEVARDIAAKGIHLVIDTLGLVPDAKTRNQLLCIAEATGGTYTSVQHTDELSGRVKQLVDRAATPVVKPVATEGAKSCEGAPKLGAGLYTDRETFGEHRWYRVEVLPGQELRASVSIAADRAVNNDYGVMLRATTAHGREIVRGSEAGDGRTDAISTGLRYPKAEIDDADGDGDGKPAAETVCIQVSNSFSAGPSVKTAPGLPVELTIDLVDAPDEASDVAAFGLGRGWWLLAVLVLTGFLAGLVWGWVSRWRISVWRTN from the coding sequence ATGATCACAAGAAGATGGTTGGCTGCCGGGGCGGGCGGCCTGCTGGCCGTGCTGGCCGTCGGGCTGTTCCCGGCGAACGCCGCCGCCGGGGAGCCCTCGGCGAAGGAATCCCCCAAGGTCGAACTGGTACTGGACGTCAGCGGGTCGATGCGGGCGACCGACATCGACGGCAAGTCCCGGATGGCGGCGGCGAAGCAGGCCTTCAACGAGGTGCTGGACGCCGTACCCGAAGAGGTGCAGCTGGGCATACGGACCCTCGGGGCCGACTATCCCGGTGACGACCGGCAGACCGGCTGCAAGGACACCAAGCAGCTGTACCCGGTCGGCCGGCTCGACCGGACCGAGGCGAAGACGGCGGTGGCGACCCTCGCCCCCACCGGCTGGACGCCCATCGGCCCGGCCCTGCTGGGGGCCGCCGAGGACCTGAAGGGCGGCGACGCCACCCGGCGGATCGTGCTCATCACCGACGGCGAGGACACCTGCGCCCCGCTCGACCCGTGCGAGGTGGCCCGGGACATCGCGGCCAAGGGGATCCACCTGGTCATCGACACGCTCGGGCTCGTCCCGGACGCCAAGACGCGCAACCAGCTGCTCTGCATCGCCGAGGCCACCGGCGGTACGTACACCTCGGTGCAGCACACCGACGAACTGTCGGGCCGCGTCAAACAGTTGGTGGACCGGGCCGCGACCCCGGTGGTGAAGCCCGTCGCCACGGAGGGCGCCAAGAGCTGCGAGGGCGCCCCGAAGCTGGGCGCCGGCCTCTACACCGACCGCGAGACCTTCGGCGAGCACCGCTGGTACCGGGTGGAGGTCCTGCCCGGCCAGGAGCTGCGCGCCTCGGTGAGCATCGCGGCCGACCGCGCCGTCAACAACGACTACGGCGTCATGCTGCGCGCGACGACCGCGCACGGGCGGGAGATCGTCCGGGGCTCGGAGGCGGGCGACGGACGGACCGACGCGATCTCGACCGGGCTGCGCTACCCGAAGGCGGAGATCGACGACGCGGACGGCGACGGGGACGGGAAGCCGGCCGCGGAGACCGTCTGCATCCAGGTCAGCAACTCCTTCTCGGCCGGACCCTCGGTCAAGACCGCCCCGGGCCTGCCCGTCGAGCTGACCATCGACCTGGTCGACGCGCCGGACGAGGCCTCCGACGTGGCCGCCTTCGGCCTCGGCCGCGGCTGGTGGCTGCTGGCCGTCCTCGTGCTCACCGGCTTCCTCGCGGGTCTGGTGTGGGGCTGGGTCTCGCGCTGGCGTATCTCGGTCTGGAGGACCAACTGA
- a CDS encoding HEXXH motif domain-containing protein, with product MPSRLFDELASGGGSPEAVGFLVRVERTRRMMLLGELLDRLDELPDALGPTGGPGSAGEAWRLIAEAAQVRPEAAEALLMSPQVGCWLAHMLRRLHGTADGPPLWADAGHLFSIGLVARIGAGLDADVVVPVRDGALALPTLGLARIAGPARPGFATARARLRGGELRLSATGSAEGVVVRPLDGIPNGHWTPARTFAGTSTWLDDLDPYRDLDEPVAPGPLPGAEAAYWQRLFTEATAVLSHPTAAGPGRLRVGEVRRIVPWAGRPGRAARPPDPAPEAASPLSATTADAFGSMVISRPADGLALAEAMVHEFQHSKLGALLHLFPLLDDDGAEIHYAPWRSDPRHAAGLLQGAYAFTGVTGFWRDRMADTTADPDVAAFQFALRRLQTRLVVRTLLTRARPTGPGTRLLHGLADTLDAWLREPVAPGTAARARAAALSHQVEWRLRHLRCGDAERIALASAFRAGAAPAPPSARQPVLDPDRAGDWTDPRGHLYAAPPRRPATADGHLAAGDPHTARRLYAQSLRDSPSDPHALSGWLLATAGISPGHRALLRRPERLRALDPGTPEELQRAADWLLRRP from the coding sequence ATGCCCAGCCGCCTGTTCGACGAGCTCGCCTCGGGGGGCGGCTCGCCGGAGGCGGTCGGATTCCTGGTACGGGTGGAACGCACGCGCCGCATGATGCTGCTGGGCGAGCTGCTGGACCGGCTCGACGAGCTCCCGGACGCGCTGGGCCCGACGGGCGGGCCGGGTTCCGCCGGCGAGGCGTGGCGGCTGATCGCGGAGGCGGCCCAGGTGCGGCCCGAGGCCGCCGAGGCGCTGCTGATGAGCCCTCAGGTGGGGTGCTGGCTGGCGCACATGCTGCGGCGCCTGCACGGCACGGCGGACGGCCCGCCGCTGTGGGCGGACGCCGGGCACCTCTTCTCGATCGGCCTCGTCGCACGGATCGGGGCCGGGCTGGACGCCGATGTCGTCGTGCCCGTACGGGACGGCGCCCTGGCGCTGCCCACACTGGGGCTGGCTCGGATCGCCGGGCCGGCAAGGCCCGGCTTCGCTACCGCGAGGGCCCGGCTGCGGGGCGGTGAACTCCGCCTGAGCGCCACCGGGTCCGCCGAGGGCGTGGTCGTCCGCCCACTGGACGGGATACCGAACGGCCACTGGACGCCGGCGCGCACCTTCGCCGGTACGTCGACCTGGCTGGACGACCTCGATCCGTACCGCGACCTCGACGAACCGGTCGCCCCGGGGCCCCTGCCGGGCGCGGAGGCGGCGTACTGGCAGCGCCTGTTCACCGAGGCGACCGCCGTCCTGAGCCACCCGACGGCCGCCGGACCCGGACGGCTGCGCGTCGGGGAGGTGCGCCGGATCGTCCCCTGGGCGGGGCGGCCGGGGAGAGCCGCCAGGCCGCCGGACCCGGCCCCCGAGGCCGCGTCCCCGCTGAGCGCGACCACCGCGGACGCGTTCGGGTCGATGGTGATCTCCCGCCCCGCCGACGGACTGGCGCTGGCCGAGGCGATGGTGCACGAGTTCCAGCACAGCAAGCTCGGCGCCCTGCTCCACCTGTTCCCGCTCCTCGACGACGACGGCGCCGAGATCCATTACGCCCCCTGGCGCTCCGACCCGCGCCATGCCGCCGGGCTGCTGCAAGGCGCGTACGCCTTCACCGGCGTGACCGGTTTCTGGCGCGACCGGATGGCCGACACGACGGCGGACCCCGACGTCGCGGCCTTCCAGTTCGCCCTGCGCCGCCTCCAGACCCGGCTCGTCGTCCGCACCCTGCTGACGCGGGCGCGCCCCACCGGCCCGGGCACCCGTCTGCTGCACGGCCTGGCGGACACCCTGGACGCCTGGCTGCGCGAACCCGTCGCCCCCGGCACCGCAGCGCGGGCGCGGGCCGCCGCCCTGAGCCACCAGGTCGAGTGGCGGCTGCGCCACCTGCGCTGCGGGGACGCCGAGCGCATCGCCCTGGCCTCCGCCTTCCGGGCGGGCGCCGCGCCCGCGCCACCGTCCGCGCGGCAGCCCGTACTCGACCCCGACCGCGCCGGCGACTGGACCGATCCGCGCGGCCACCTCTACGCCGCCCCGCCGCGTCGGCCCGCCACGGCCGACGGCCATCTCGCCGCCGGGGACCCGCACACGGCGCGCCGCCTCTACGCGCAGAGCCTGCGCGACTCCCCGTCCGATCCGCACGCCCTCAGCGGCTGGCTCCTCGCGACGGCCGGTATCTCCCCCGGCCACCGCGCCCTGCTCCGCCGCCCCGAACGCCTGCGGGCCCTCGACCCGGGCACGCCGGAGGAACTGCAGCGCGCCGCCGACTGGTTGCTGCGGCGCCCGTAG
- a CDS encoding aldo/keto reductase: MHEPADADRPGCSDRPGHIESDLVDLTGVSLAAMRGIPSPLRNERLLTLARRPRSNALGGGNPPEFHQGE; the protein is encoded by the coding sequence TTGCACGAGCCGGCCGACGCCGACCGTCCCGGGTGTTCGGACCGCCCGGGTCACATCGAATCCGATCTGGTGGACCTGACGGGAGTGAGCCTCGCCGCCATGCGCGGCATACCCTCGCCACTGCGCAATGAGCGGCTGCTGACCCTGGCGCGGCGCCCCCGCAGCAACGCCCTGGGCGGCGGGAATCCGCCGGAATTCCATCAGGGCGAGTAG
- a CDS encoding caspase family protein: MTSATTPPSSPPSPSPSPQRTFALIVGIERYAAGPAWDLPGPVNDALRFRAWLLRGGVPEQNILLCLDPLADPGVAHRPADHATLRGLLLSRLPALDGELLWVWWGGHGVLDQTERLRLFCADAAAADKRNLDLESMRTTLASDMLPGFGRQVWIVDACQTFEEEYGFRTSLPAEQLPTGRRLRTHHQTLLLAATRGQRAANDPGRGTGLFSESVLDVLEASPPGQPSSDPEALFREVRERVERLRAGRRTEQEPELRLYTPERTEHIPPSPGGGSPSRPALPHLVDTLLTYPMMSDPAERQLCVSSLPTPRVARIPRHPKARADVIAVIKTLAEQPSEVWLLYDAVTLLDDDAGRARELEAALGAYAGARPQTAG, from the coding sequence GTGACCTCAGCGACCACTCCCCCGTCCTCGCCACCGTCGCCGTCGCCGTCGCCGCAGCGGACCTTCGCGCTCATCGTGGGCATCGAGCGCTACGCCGCGGGGCCCGCCTGGGACCTGCCCGGCCCGGTGAACGACGCGCTGCGCTTCCGAGCCTGGCTGCTGCGCGGCGGCGTACCGGAGCAGAACATCCTGCTCTGCCTCGACCCGCTGGCCGACCCCGGCGTCGCCCACCGCCCGGCCGACCACGCCACCTTGCGCGGCCTGCTCCTGTCCCGGCTCCCCGCCCTGGACGGCGAGCTGCTGTGGGTGTGGTGGGGCGGCCACGGGGTGCTCGACCAGACGGAGCGGCTCCGGCTGTTCTGCGCGGACGCCGCCGCCGCCGACAAACGCAACCTCGACCTGGAGTCGATGCGCACCACCCTCGCGAGCGACATGCTGCCCGGCTTCGGCCGCCAGGTCTGGATCGTCGACGCCTGCCAGACCTTCGAGGAGGAGTACGGCTTCCGCACCAGCCTGCCCGCCGAGCAGCTCCCCACGGGCCGGCGCCTGCGTACGCACCACCAGACGCTGCTGCTGGCCGCGACCCGGGGCCAGCGGGCCGCCAACGACCCTGGGCGCGGTACGGGGCTGTTCTCCGAGAGCGTCCTCGACGTCCTGGAGGCGTCGCCACCCGGGCAGCCGTCATCCGATCCGGAGGCCCTGTTCCGGGAGGTCCGGGAGAGGGTGGAGCGGCTGCGGGCCGGGCGCCGCACCGAGCAGGAGCCGGAGCTGCGCCTCTACACACCGGAGCGGACGGAGCACATCCCGCCATCGCCCGGAGGCGGGAGCCCGTCCCGGCCGGCCCTGCCGCATCTGGTCGACACATTGCTCACGTACCCGATGATGTCCGACCCCGCCGAACGCCAGCTGTGCGTCTCGTCGCTGCCCACTCCCCGCGTCGCACGGATCCCCCGGCACCCCAAGGCCCGTGCCGACGTCATCGCCGTCATCAAGACCCTCGCCGAGCAGCCGAGCGAGGTCTGGCTGCTCTACGACGCGGTCACCCTGCTGGACGACGACGCGGGGCGCGCGCGGGAGCTTGAGGCGGCCCTCGGGGCGTACGCCGGTGCGCGGCCGCAGACCGCCGGGTAG
- a CDS encoding alpha/beta fold hydrolase — translation MTTALFIHGTGVREPGFSGLYERFTDGLGEFAPDVRVAPYYWGGELGARLGAGGLSLPYTGGRSRGGLGEEADAADGTELWADLYRDPLAELAAAAGGFGSGGPAYGGPAYGVGHGGELPPGAPLPAERPRALLAALDGHVGDIARATGLPAPSLTAAVAALSGSPVLAGAATAVPDDEELARLLARALVAAVLRALLDADAPVIPDGAARDAAAAALAERMGARPEGSERGIKAVLARPVLRIASHQVVRRRRALTEAAHPAAADIMLYLAHGEPLRQRLREVVDELEPPVVVIGHSLGGIIALDTLITSPLPRVALLVTVGSQGPFLYESGALPGLVHPEPLPDHLPDWLNVYDRRDLLGYVGAPLFPGRVTDVEVDNRQPFPAAHSAYWTNPAVYQAIAARLP, via the coding sequence ATGACCACGGCACTGTTCATTCACGGAACGGGCGTACGGGAGCCCGGATTCTCCGGTCTGTACGAGCGTTTCACCGACGGACTGGGGGAGTTCGCCCCCGATGTCCGGGTGGCGCCGTACTACTGGGGCGGGGAACTCGGCGCGCGCCTGGGCGCCGGCGGCCTCTCCCTCCCGTACACCGGCGGCAGGAGCCGCGGCGGTCTCGGAGAGGAGGCGGACGCGGCCGACGGGACGGAGCTCTGGGCCGACCTCTACCGCGACCCGCTGGCGGAACTCGCGGCGGCCGCGGGCGGCTTCGGCTCCGGCGGTCCGGCTTACGGCGGTCCGGCTTACGGCGTCGGCCACGGCGGCGAGCTGCCCCCCGGGGCCCCGCTGCCCGCGGAACGCCCGCGCGCGCTGCTCGCCGCCCTCGACGGACACGTCGGCGACATCGCCCGCGCCACCGGCCTCCCGGCGCCCTCCCTCACGGCCGCCGTCGCCGCGCTCTCCGGCAGCCCGGTACTGGCCGGCGCCGCCACGGCCGTGCCCGACGACGAGGAGCTCGCCCGGCTGTTGGCCCGCGCCCTCGTCGCCGCCGTCCTGCGCGCCCTGCTCGACGCGGACGCCCCGGTCATCCCGGACGGCGCCGCCCGGGACGCGGCCGCGGCCGCACTCGCCGAGCGGATGGGCGCCCGCCCCGAGGGCTCGGAGCGCGGCATCAAGGCCGTGCTGGCCCGTCCGGTGCTGCGGATCGCCTCCCACCAGGTGGTCCGCCGCAGGCGGGCGCTGACCGAGGCCGCCCACCCGGCCGCCGCCGACATCATGCTGTACCTGGCCCACGGCGAACCCCTGCGCCAACGCCTGCGCGAGGTGGTCGACGAGCTCGAACCGCCCGTCGTCGTCATCGGCCACAGCCTCGGCGGGATCATCGCCCTGGACACCCTGATCACCTCGCCGCTGCCGCGGGTCGCGCTGCTGGTCACGGTGGGCTCGCAGGGGCCGTTCCTGTACGAGAGCGGCGCGCTGCCCGGTCTCGTCCACCCCGAGCCGCTGCCGGACCACCTGCCCGACTGGCTGAACGTGTACGACCGCCGGGATCTGCTCGGGTACGTCGGCGCCCCGCTGTTCCCCGGCCGGGTCACGGACGTGGAGGTCGACAACCGGCAGCCGTTCCCGGCCGCGCACAGCGCCTACTGGACCAACCCCGCCGTCTACCAAGCCATCGCCGCGCGGCTGCCGTGA
- a CDS encoding cation:proton antiporter, with amino-acid sequence MSSDAMITHLVGATALILIIAHTAGWLSRRLGQPTIIGQLIAGIALGPTMLAEISPQLSRTLFPPALAPVLTGLAQIALVLFLFAVGYELDLRVLQGRARSVVAVSLAGFLLPMAAGCGAAVLFHDQLAELGAPERMTGSSVLFLGVALSITAVPVLTAIVREKGLAGTVPGIVAVSAAGLIDVMGWTVLIGTLLQSDGHGGLSWLVRLLILLVFMAVMLFGARPVLRRLLWRAQVDPSLRLAVLVGFAFASAWVTNALGLHVIFGALLAGVVTPRERGGTLDPDLVRPLHDIGLLLLPFFFVVSGKSVEIGALDSDGVVAMLLVTVLAVAIKVVSGTVAARLSGLDRHDARTVGVLLNTRGLTELIALNVGLQAGLVSGRLYTALVLMALATTVITQPLLVAVRRLREREERTAATPQGTRPPAEAAAQARPMGDAT; translated from the coding sequence ATGAGTTCTGATGCGATGATCACTCATCTCGTCGGTGCCACCGCGCTCATCTTGATCATCGCCCACACGGCGGGCTGGCTCTCCCGCCGCCTGGGCCAGCCGACGATCATCGGTCAGCTCATCGCGGGCATCGCGCTCGGGCCGACCATGCTCGCGGAGATCTCCCCGCAGCTGTCCCGCACGCTGTTCCCCCCGGCCCTCGCCCCCGTCCTGACCGGGCTGGCCCAGATCGCCCTCGTCCTCTTCCTCTTCGCCGTCGGCTACGAACTCGATCTACGGGTGCTCCAAGGGCGCGCCCGCTCGGTCGTGGCCGTCTCCCTCGCCGGCTTCCTGCTGCCCATGGCGGCCGGCTGCGGCGCGGCGGTGCTCTTCCACGACCAACTGGCCGAACTGGGCGCGCCCGAACGGATGACGGGCTCCTCGGTGCTCTTCCTCGGCGTCGCGCTCTCCATCACGGCGGTCCCGGTGCTCACCGCCATCGTCCGGGAGAAGGGCCTCGCCGGGACCGTCCCCGGGATCGTCGCCGTCTCCGCCGCCGGGCTCATCGACGTGATGGGCTGGACGGTACTGATCGGCACCCTGCTGCAATCCGACGGGCACGGCGGGCTCAGCTGGCTGGTGCGCCTGCTGATCCTGCTCGTCTTCATGGCGGTGATGCTGTTCGGCGCCCGGCCGGTCCTGCGCCGCCTGCTGTGGCGCGCGCAGGTCGATCCGTCCCTGCGGCTGGCCGTCCTGGTGGGCTTCGCCTTCGCGTCGGCGTGGGTGACCAACGCCCTGGGACTGCACGTCATCTTCGGCGCGCTGCTCGCCGGCGTGGTCACGCCCCGGGAGCGGGGCGGCACCCTGGACCCGGATCTGGTCCGGCCGCTGCACGACATCGGCCTGCTCCTGCTGCCGTTCTTCTTCGTGGTCTCCGGCAAGAGCGTCGAGATCGGCGCGCTCGACTCCGACGGGGTCGTCGCGATGCTGCTGGTGACCGTGCTCGCCGTCGCGATAAAGGTGGTCAGCGGGACCGTCGCGGCCCGGCTGTCGGGGCTGGACCGGCACGACGCGCGGACCGTCGGCGTCCTGCTGAACACCCGCGGTCTGACCGAGCTGATCGCCCTCAACGTCGGGCTCCAGGCGGGGCTGGTGAGCGGCCGGCTCTACACGGCGCTCGTCCTGATGGCCCTGGCGACGACGGTGATCACCCAGCCCCTGCTGGTCGCCGTACGCCGCCTGCGCGAGCGGGAGGAGCGCACCGCCGCGACCCCGCAGGGCACCCGGCCGCCCGCGGAAGCCGCCGCACAGGCCCGGCCGATGGGCGACGCGACGTAG